The genomic region CCTGCTCTCGTCAAAACAGATGCTCGTATTTCTGCTGACTAATTCCCGGTGCTCTTTGTCTTTAAAATATTTTTGTTCTTCTTCATACGCTTTTCTGTCACAAGCACATTGCCTAGAATGTTTCTTCATCCCCATAAAGTCACCCTTAGGAAAAAATGCTTCTTTCGCTTCCCCACAGACTTTGCAATATTGCAAACCATCACTGCCTACACATACGGTATCTTCTTCTCTCATCACAAACTCTCTCCTTCCCCATAGCAATAATTTACTTCATGATATTTATTACTTTTATATTTCTCAGTTACTTTACTAGGTGCCACATTTCCGACTCCTGTACAGCCATTTTTACGACCAGATGAAGGTTGCTTTTCCGACTCTGTTGTAACCATCTTTTCAACCGCCTTATCGTCAACCGGCTGTAAACCTATCTCATCAGATGGAATTTTTACATATAAATGATTGGGTTTTGAAAATCCACCGGATCTACGAACCAATAATCCCTCATCATCTAATTCCTTCAATGCTGTTTTTACAGAAGATTTGCATTTGTCGATTTGAACAGACAATTCATCTATCGGAAAAATCAGATAAACATTTCCATACTTATCTATCCAGCTATTCTTTCTCGATATCCGCGCCCGGTCATACAAAACCATATAAAGAAATTTTGCAGTTTGAGAAATTCGCAACTTTAGCAAAAATTTCGGAAACTGGAAGTACTGAAGCATCTGCTCAGACTCCTTCATGTATTCATATTTCATTCTTTTCTCGCCTCATTTCTGTTTCTAATTGTTGTAAAAATCATTTTTATGCCGGCTAAAAAATCTCCTTACATATATTCAAAAGATGAAGGGCATAAATACAGCCTCTTGACGAAAAATTTTTATTTTTCCTGCAAAAAATACCCTTTCATTAATACGAAACGCTGAGAGGCATTTTTACAGCCCCCTGATGAAAATTTTTTTATTTTTTCGGTTAATTGAATATTTGAAAACAAAAAAGCACTCACCTATTCCAGGTGAATGCCTTATCAAAATTTCCTTATTTTGTTGTCTGTAACGCTTATCCAGATATGCCTGCATATCTGCTAAAATATAATTGCCAGCAATTATATTTTCACGTGGGTATGGGGACGTAACCCCCATCAAGTCCGCTACTCGTAAGTAATACAAAATTGTCAAAATGACAATACTGTTTTACACGGGTGGATCTTGCTCTTTACAATTTTTTATAACATACTTCTTTCTTTGTCATATATCTCTTTCCTCTACTCCTACCAATATCTCCGAATCATCCGCAACATATTTTCTCTACCAACAGGATTCATCGTATGAAGCCTGATTGGATAAAAACGTTCATTTTCCACCAGCCAATCCAATAATTTAATCCCATCCCCGCCATCATAAGCATAATCTCCCAAATCATGATCACAGTCAATTAACACAATCGGTTCCTCCGCTGATTCAA from Dorea longicatena harbors:
- a CDS encoding replication initiator protein A, which produces MKYEYMKESEQMLQYFQFPKFLLKLRISQTAKFLYMVLYDRARISRKNSWIDKYGNVYLIFPIDELSVQIDKCKSSVKTALKELDDEGLLVRRSGGFSKPNHLYVKIPSDEIGLQPVDDKAVEKMVTTESEKQPSSGRKNGCTGVGNVAPSKVTEKYKSNKYHEVNYCYGEGESL
- a CDS encoding cyclic-phosphate processing receiver domain-containing protein, with protein sequence MKIWLDDIRPAPEGYVWCKSVNIAKRTIESAEEPIVLIDCDHDLGDYAYDGGDGIKLLDWLVENERFYPIRLHTMNPVGRENMLRMIRRYW